ACCTGGAAGTGATCCGCGAACATGGCATCGGCGTGATCGTTACCAAGGACAGCGGCGCGGCGGGGGGTGTGCCGGAGAAAATAGAATCTGCGAGGGCCGCCGGGATAGACATGGTCATCGTGAAGCGTCCGGAGCTTGAAGCTGAGGCGTTTTCGACTGTGGCCGATCTTGTGGCGGCGGTGAAGGAGACCCTTATGAAAGCCAGGCTCGATGGACGGTAAGGCGCGTTGCGTGGCGGTGTTCGGCTCCGCTTCCGACGTGGGCAAAAGCGTTGTGGCCGCCGCGCTTTGCCGTGTTTTCCGCAACACTGGTTTTTCCGTGGCGCCGTTCAAGGCTCAGAACATGTCCAACAATTCATACGTGACGGCCGGCGGCGGCGAGATCGGAAGGGCCCAGGCGGTGCAGGCCGAATGCGCCGGGATAGCGCCCACTGTGGACATGAACCCGCTTTTATTAAAGCCATCAACCGACAGCCGCTCACAGATGATCCTTCACGGCAAGGTGATAGGCTCCGCCACCGCCGCCGATTTCAGGAAGGAACGAAGCGGACTTTTCGCCAAAACGCAAGAAAGCCTGGAGAAGCTTCGCGCCGCACATGATGTAATCGTGATCGAGGGGGCGGGATCTTGCGCGGAGATGAATCTCAAGGACTACGACCTGGCCAACTTCAACACAGCCATTGCATGCGGCGCGCCGGTGTTGCTGGTGGCGGACATCGGCCGGGGGGGCGTATTCGCACAGGTGATCGGGACGCTGGACCTTCTTTCGCCAGCGGAACGCGCTATGGTAGCTGGTGTGATAATAAACAGGTTCCGTGGGGACGTTTCGCTTTTCGGCGACGGTATTGATTTTATCGAACGGCGTTCCGGCGTTCCGGTGCTCGGTGTGCTGCCGTATTTGCAGGATATGGACATAGACCCTGAAGACAGCGTCACGTTGGAGACAATAGTTGATCCTCCCTCCGTCACAGCCGCGGGAAAAATAAACATTGCGGTGATACGGTTGCCGAGGATATCCAACTTCACCGATTTTGCGCCGTTTATGCGTGAACCATCCGTCAACCTCTCATACCTTTCAAAGCCCCGTTCCCTTGATGGTGTTGACGTTCTTATTTTGCCCGGCAGCAAAAGCACTATCGCCGATCTTGACTGGCTGCGCGAAGCCGGATGGGAAAAGATCATCGGCGATTATGCGAAAACCGGCGGGCGGGTAATCGGTGTTTGCGGCGGATATCAAATGCTCGGCCAGACCGTGAACGATCCACATGGAGTTGAAGGGAAGCCGGGCTCCACGCGCGGACTTGGATTGCTTGATGCGCGCACCACGCTTGAGAGGGAAAAACGCCTTGAACGGGTCCGGGCAAGGTGGGTTGAAGGGGGACTTGATATCACGGGCTATGAAATCCACATGGGGATCACGGAAGTGGCGGCTGGAGCGGCCAGCCCGATAGAAATGATCCTTCCGGACGGAACGGCGCGGCCTGAAGGGGCCATGTCCGCCGATGGACGCGTGTGGGGAACCTATATCCACGGAGTGTTTGACGAGCCTGCTTTCCGGCGTGGATTTTTACTCGGGATAAATCCGGATGCTTGGGCCGGTCTTGCGGAATCCTCCGCCGCCACGCACAAGGAGCGGCAGTACGATAGACTGGCGGAGCATTTTACAAAGCATGTGGACACGGACAAAATCATCGAAATAACCGGCGTCAAACGCCGCGTCATGGAGCCGATATCGTGAGCGAACAGAATGTAAAAGGGCTGACTGTGATATTCACCGGTCCCGGAAAAGGGAAGACTTCCGCCGCCCTCGGCGCGGTCATGCGCGCATTGGGCCACGGGATGCGGTGCAAGGTGATCCAGTTCATCAAGGCGGATGCCTCGACTGGCGAAATGGCGCTGGCCCAGAAGCTGGCCCCGGAGCTTCAGATAGTACAGGCCGGCCTGGGATTCACATGGTTGGACAAGCACCCGCCCGAAGAACATAAAAAAGCGGCGCAGGCTGGGATCGAAATGGCCGTTGCCGACCTTCAATCGGGGCTTTTCGGGATGGTGGTGCTGGATGAAGCGCTATATGCGCTCGGAAAAGGGCTTGTGACATTGGATGATTTAAAGCGGGCCATCGCTGCAAAACGCGAGGGGACTCACCTGATTTTGACCGGGCGTGGCGCGCCAGACGAGCTTATCGAGCTTGCCGACATGGTGACCCGGATGGAGGAGATAAAGCACCCGATGAAAAAAGGGATACCAGCGCAAAAGGGGATTGATTACTGAACAACCCCGGCGCATGGCGGGCGCATGCTCCAAAGCCCCCTGCAAGCCGATTTTGCCTCCGCCTCGGCCCGGTGATACCGTTCCCGCCGCTCATGGCGGAACTTGTGGAACGCTTCGGCCAGCCCTTCCCGGATTAGCGTTTCGTTCAAATCTGTTCCGCCGGGAAGCGTGACGTAGCCCAAAAGCCTGCCATATTTGTCCTCCCGCGTCTGGCCGCCATATGAAAGCTCCACGGTTTTATGCAGCGCCAGTTCCTCCACCCGCGTCCGCGCCTCCCGGCTCATCGGCTCCCATCGGGTGTACGGTCCCTCTTTTTCCGGAGCGTCAATTCCCAGAAGCCGCACCTTGCGCCTGGATTTACCTATAAGCGCCACCACCGTGTCGCCGTCTATCACATGGACGATGACGGCAGTCTCGATTTTTCCCGCGTAAGAGCTTGTGGAGGCAACCGCTTGCAAGCAAGCGCAAAGGACGACGGCAAGGCGCGCCAACATCCTCTATTGCGCCAGCAGGCTTTCCATCGCATTTTTCACGGCGGACGTCACTTCGCTCAACGGAATGGACAACTTCTCGCCGGTCTTGCGCACCTTTATTTCCGCTTTCCCCTCCGCCAGCCCCTTGCGGCCCACGATCACCTGGATGGGGTAGCCCACCAGGTCCGCGTCGTTGAACTTCACGCCGGAGCGCACGTCCCTGTCGTCGAGCGCCGGGTCGAGTCCGTTTCCGGAAAGGGCGGCGTATATGTCTTCCGCCGCCTTTACCACGTTGGCGTCGTCCATGTTAAGCGGTAGTATGACAGCGCCGAAGGGGGCGATGGCGGGGGGCCATATAATCCCGGCTGCGTCGTGGTTCTGCTCGATGGCGGCGGCGGCGCTCCGCCCCACGCCGATGCCGTAACATCCCATTATCATCGGCTTTTCGCACCCCTCGCGGTCCAGGAAAGTGGCGCGCATGGCTTCGGAATATTTCGTCCCCAGCTTGAATATGTGCCCCACCTCGATGCCCTTCGCCATTTTAATTTTGCCGCCGGAGCAGCGCGGGCAAGCGTCCCCTTCTTTTGCGTTCCTTATGCCGATATATGTGGCCGCAGGAAAATCCCGCGCGGGATTCACGTTGGAAACGTGCGTATCGGCCTTGTTCGCCCCTGTGACGGCGTTCACCATTGCCTTCACCGAATGGTCGGCCACTATCGGAATCGAAATCCCCAAAGGTCCGGCAAAGCCCACCGGCGCGCCGGTGATCCTTTCCACCTCGGCGTCCTCCGCCAGCGCTATCTCCACGGCGTTCACCGCCCTTTTCAATTTCACCTCGTTCACCTCATGATCGCCCCGCACCAGCGCCGCCACGAATCCGCCGCTATCGGTCTTGTATATGAGCGTCTTGATGAACGACGCTGGAGATGTTTTCAGGAACGCCGCAACATCCTCCACCTTCCCTTTGCCGGGAGTGGAAAGGTACGTAAGCGGCAAAGGTTCGCCCGCGCCGTCCGCGACTGGCGGCGGCGTCTCCGCTTTTTCCATGTTGGCGGCGTAATCGCACGCTCCGCAGTATGCGATGGTGTCCTCGCCCGATTCGGCCAGCACCATGAACTCGTGGGAGAACGATCCGCCTATCTGCCCCGTGTCCGCCTCCACCGCGCGGAATTTAAGCCCCAGCCTGCGGAATATGGCGTTGTATGCCACGCGCATCGCCTCATAGCTTTTGCTGGCCCCTTCGTCGTCCGCGTCGAAGCTGTAGGCGTCCTTCATGGAAAACTCGCGCCCACGCATCACGCCGAACCTGGGCCGGATCTCGTCGCGGAACTTGGTCTGTATCTGGTACAGGTTCACCGGCAGTTCACGGTACGACCGCACATCGCGCCGGACAAGGTCAGTGACCACCTCTTCGTGCGTGGGACCGTAACAAAAA
The genomic region above belongs to Nitrospinota bacterium and contains:
- a CDS encoding cobyric acid synthase, whose product is MDGKARCVAVFGSASDVGKSVVAAALCRVFRNTGFSVAPFKAQNMSNNSYVTAGGGEIGRAQAVQAECAGIAPTVDMNPLLLKPSTDSRSQMILHGKVIGSATAADFRKERSGLFAKTQESLEKLRAAHDVIVIEGAGSCAEMNLKDYDLANFNTAIACGAPVLLVADIGRGGVFAQVIGTLDLLSPAERAMVAGVIINRFRGDVSLFGDGIDFIERRSGVPVLGVLPYLQDMDIDPEDSVTLETIVDPPSVTAAGKINIAVIRLPRISNFTDFAPFMREPSVNLSYLSKPRSLDGVDVLILPGSKSTIADLDWLREAGWEKIIGDYAKTGGRVIGVCGGYQMLGQTVNDPHGVEGKPGSTRGLGLLDARTTLEREKRLERVRARWVEGGLDITGYEIHMGITEVAAGAASPIEMILPDGTARPEGAMSADGRVWGTYIHGVFDEPAFRRGFLLGINPDAWAGLAESSAATHKERQYDRLAEHFTKHVDTDKIIEITGVKRRVMEPIS
- a CDS encoding thermonuclease family protein, which translates into the protein MLARLAVVLCACLQAVASTSSYAGKIETAVIVHVIDGDTVVALIGKSRRKVRLLGIDAPEKEGPYTRWEPMSREARTRVEELALHKTVELSYGGQTREDKYGRLLGYVTLPGGTDLNETLIREGLAEAFHKFRHERRERYHRAEAEAKSACRGLWSMRPPCAGVVQ
- a CDS encoding proline--tRNA ligase → MRLTRYHLPTLKEAPSEAEVVSQKLMTRAGMIRKLAAGVYTTLPLGLKVIRKIENIIREEMNRAGALEVFMPSVQPAELWIESGRWEVYGKELLRFADRHGRDFCYGPTHEEVVTDLVRRDVRSYRELPVNLYQIQTKFRDEIRPRFGVMRGREFSMKDAYSFDADDEGASKSYEAMRVAYNAIFRRLGLKFRAVEADTGQIGGSFSHEFMVLAESGEDTIAYCGACDYAANMEKAETPPPVADGAGEPLPLTYLSTPGKGKVEDVAAFLKTSPASFIKTLIYKTDSGGFVAALVRGDHEVNEVKLKRAVNAVEIALAEDAEVERITGAPVGFAGPLGISIPIVADHSVKAMVNAVTGANKADTHVSNVNPARDFPAATYIGIRNAKEGDACPRCSGGKIKMAKGIEVGHIFKLGTKYSEAMRATFLDREGCEKPMIMGCYGIGVGRSAAAAIEQNHDAAGIIWPPAIAPFGAVILPLNMDDANVVKAAEDIYAALSGNGLDPALDDRDVRSGVKFNDADLVGYPIQVIVGRKGLAEGKAEIKVRKTGEKLSIPLSEVTSAVKNAMESLLAQ
- the cobO gene encoding cob(I)yrinic acid a,c-diamide adenosyltransferase, producing MVSEQNVKGLTVIFTGPGKGKTSAALGAVMRALGHGMRCKVIQFIKADASTGEMALAQKLAPELQIVQAGLGFTWLDKHPPEEHKKAAQAGIEMAVADLQSGLFGMVVLDEALYALGKGLVTLDDLKRAIAAKREGTHLILTGRGAPDELIELADMVTRMEEIKHPMKKGIPAQKGIDY